The genomic region TCCCGCTTCCCGTTCGCTCATAGACACTGTCTACCAGCCGCGAGTAGACAGTGTCTACCGGGGAGGTGGGGGCGCCTCCCCCACTCATCAGCGGGGTCCTCGAAACGCTGTCGCGGGCACCGCATACCATCTCCGTGATGAGCAGCCGGACACCACAGCGACCGCACCGCGTCACGCGGGACACGGTGCTGTGCCCTGCTCTCGCGTCCCTCGCCGTGCTGCTCACGGTGTTGGTGATGTGTCTCGGATACATGCCGTCGCACGGCGGGGCGGCTTCGGCCGCCGATCCGGAGACGGTCACCCATCCCCTGGTCACCGTCTCCGTCGCCGAGGAGCGGCTGGGCTCCCCCGCCGAGCACGACCAGTGCTGCGGCCTGCCCACCCGGGAGTCGCGAGCCGTACTGCCCGTGGGAGCGCATCCCCTGCCCGCGGTTCTGCCGCGTATGCCGGTCGTGGCGCGACCTGTCGGGATGTCGCACGTCCCCGTCCTGCCGCCCGCGCGGGGCGCTCCCGATCTCCATGTCCTCCAGGTGCAGCGGATCTAGACCGGCGTCCGTACCCACGACGTCCGTCCGACCCCTCACCCACCGCCGCCCGAAGAAGCCGACGCGGCGGGGACAAGGAACGCGTTCCCATGAGCAAGACCAGCAAGAAGTCGGCCGCCACCGCGCGCAAGGCACGCGTCGAGGAGATGCGGCGCGCCGAGAAGGCCCGCGAGCGCAGAAACCGCATCCTCACGATCTCGATCAGTGCGGCCATCGTCGCCGGGCTGGTCGCCTTCGGCGCCTACGGCCTGAACAAGGCGAACGACAAGGACGAGCAGCAGCAGGCGGCCGCGAAGAAGCCCGTGAAGGGCGAGAAGTCCTGGAACGCGAAGAAGCTGACGCAGAACCATGTCGCGAAGGCCGTGTCGTACCCGATGAACCCGCCGGTCGGCGGCGACCACAACCAGGCGTGGATGACCTGTGACGGCTCGGTCTACACGAAGGCGATAGCGAACGAGAACGCGGTGCACTCGCTGGAGCACGGCGCGGTCTGGGTGACGTACAACGACAAGGCGGCGGACGCCGACGTGAAGGCTCTCGCCGACAAGGTCACCAAGACTCCGTACACGCTGATGAGCCCGGTGAAGGACCAGGCCGGGGCCATCATGCTGTCGGCCTGGGGCAAGCAGCTGACCGTGGACAAGGCGTCCGATCCGCGGGTCCAGCAGTTCCTCACGAAGTACGTGCAGGGCGCGCAGACCCCGGAGCCGGGGGCCGCGTGCACGAACGGGATCGACGCGTCCTGACCGTGTGGCGCCGGGCTCATTCGTGAGCCCGGCGCCACACCGCGCCCCATCGCGCCCCATCGCACCGCCCATCTCTGGCAGGCTCACCTCACGCGCATGGTTCCGACCCCTAGCGGGACGCCCCCGACAGGACGTCCCGAGCAGGAGGCGTGAGATGGAGACGCTCGACTCGCAGGATCCCCTCGCCGTCGCGGTGACCGAGGCGATCCGCGGCGGTGACCTGCCGGGGCTCCTGCAGTGCCTCGCCGAACATCCCGGCCTGGCCGACACGCGGATCGTGCGGCGCGGCGCGGGAGCGGGGACGCGCGGCCTGCTGCACATCGTCGCGGACTGGCCCGGCCACTTCCCCAACGGTCCCGCGGTCGTCGCCACCCTCGTGGCGGCGGGCGCCGACCCCAACGCCCGCTTCGAGGGCGCCCATTCCGAGACCCCGCTGCACTGGGCGGCCAGCAGCAACGACGTGCCCGTGCTCGACGCCCTCGTCGAGGCGGGCGCCGACATCGAGGCCATGGGTGCGGTGATCGGCGGCGGCACCCCGCTCGCCGACGCGCGCGGCTTCGGCCAGTGGCGGGCGGCGTACCGGCTGGTCGAACTGGGCGCTCGTACGACGCTTCAGGACGCCGCGACACTCGGTCTGCTGGACCGGGTGAAGGAGGTCGTCGAGGGCCCCGAACCGCCGGACCGCGACGCCGTCACCCGTGCCTTCTGGGGCGCCTGCCACGGCGGCCAACTGGCCGCCGCTGACTACCTGTTGGCGCGGGGCGCCGATCTCGACTGGATCGGCTACGACAAGAAGACCCCCCTCGACATCGCACGGTCGGCCGACGCGGACGGGGTGGTCCAGTGGCTGCGGGAGCGGGGCGCGAAGGGCCGCGCCGAACTGCCCTGACCGTTCGGGACACCGGAAGGACGACCGGCCGCTCGCCGAACGGACGGCGGCGGTACGGGACCCTCGCGTCGCTCGGTGCCCAGGCCCGCGCCTGCGCTTACGCCGCCCCCATCCCCCTACGCCTGCTTCGGCCTGCTCGGCGTGTGCGCGCCAGGCGTGTGCGCGCCAGGTCCGCCACTCGCCTCGATCGCCCTGGCCCGCCATCTGACCGCGCCGTCGTCCCCGGTGCCGGGGGACAGCAGCCGGGTCAGTACGAGCATGGTCTCCAGGTGGCGTTCGGGGTTCGGGCAGGTGCCGTCGGTGAGCTGGGTGATCTGGCGGAGGCGGTAGCGGACCGTCTGTTCGTGGACGTGCAGGCGGTCCGCCGTGAGGACGGCGTTGTCGCCGCAGCGGAGATACACCAGCAGGGTTTCGAGGAGCGGTTCGCGGCGGCGGGACGGGAGTTCGAGGAGCGGCCCGAGGAGTTCGGCCGCGGCGGCTTCGAGGAGGTCGCCCGACCGGAAGGCGGTGAGGACGGCCACGTGGTCGACGCAGCGCAGCGGTGTGCCGGCGGGCAGCGCCCCGCGCTCGACGAGGTCCAGGCCGCGCCGCGCCCATCGCAGCGACACCGTGCCCCGGTCGGCGGGCACCACAGGACCGAGGACCGCACCCTTGGTCTTCGGCAGCCAACGCGGGCCGGGGGTCCGGGGGTTGGGCAGGATGAGGTAGGGCCCGGCGGGGCTGCGGTCGGCGAGTACCTCGGGCGGCAGGACGTGTGTCTGCGGGTGGTCGCCCGGTGGCAGGGCGAGGACGGCGAGCTTGCCGGGCAGCCGCCAGTCGGCCGCCGCCGCCAGCTCGGCGAGCGGCCGGGCCCGCTCGTCGGGCTCGGCGACCAGGGCGTCCCGCAGCCGGTCGCGCTGTACGTCGAGCGGGGCACGGTGGCTCTCCTCGGCGTAGCCGCGTGTCGCGGCCGCGATGGCCGTCCCGATCAGGGTGAACGTGTCCTCGGTGAGCGTCGCGAGCAGGGGCGCGGGCCAGTGGAGGCGGTACGCGTCCTTGATGAGCCGGCGGCACGCCACCCGCCCCGCCAGGTCGAGGGCGTCCCGCAGCGCGTCGAGGGGGCAGCCCAGGCGGCCGTGCCGCGCGCCGATGCGTTCGTACAGGGCGATGATCTCGGCGGTGGCGGCCGGGCCGGGCCGGCCGGTGTCGTGGAGCGAGACGAAGCAGTTGACCGTGCGGTCGATGATCTGGCGCACCGAGTAGCCGTACGTGCCGTCGACGATGTGCGTGTAGTGCGGCAGGCCGGTGCGGACGGCTTCCTCCATCTCGTCGATGGCGGCAGGCATGTGCCGCAGCAGCATCCGGCACAACTCGCCCGGGAGCGGCGCGGCGTCCTGTGGGTACGGGGCCTTCGAGCGCGCGGCCCGTTCGTGCGTGTGCGTGCGCGCGGCCCGTTCATGCGTGGGGGTCAAGGTGCCTCCCGTGGATTCCCGTGGGGCTGGGCAAGTTTCCGGGACGCCTGTGACGTACGTCAGATTCCGCGCGGGGACCGGCGGCGAAAGTGTCACCCGGCTTACACTCCCGTCCACGACGACTCACTGTTCCGTGCTAGTGTCCTGCGCCAGAGATCCGTCGGCAGAAGCGGGCGAGGGAGTCGAGGATCTCTTCGGCGGTCTTGGTCCAGATGAACGGCTTGGGGTCTTGGTTCCAGTCTTTGACCCAGGCGCGGATGTCGGCTTCGAGGGCCTGGACGTTCTTGTGTGCGCCGCGGCGGATCATTTGGTGGGCGAGGTAGCCGAACCACCGCTCGACCTGGTTGATCCAGGAAGAGCCGGTAGGGGTGAAGTGCAGCTCGAACCGCGGGTGCTTGGCCAGCCATGTCTTGATCGCCGGGGTCTTGTGGGTGCCGTAGTTGTCCACGATCAAGTGGATCTGCAGGTGAGCGGGCACCTCCTTGTCGATCCGGATGAGGAACTTCTTGAACTCCACGGCCCGGTGCCGGCGGTGCAGGGCCGTGATGACCTCGCCGGTGGCGACATCGAAGGCGGCGAACAGAGTGGTCAGGCCGTTGCGGACGTAGTCGTGGGTGCGCCGCTCGGGCATGCCCGGCATTATCGGCAGCACCGGCTGGGACCGGTCCAGGGCCTGGATCTGCGA from Streptomyces sp. NBC_00878 harbors:
- a CDS encoding DUF3105 domain-containing protein, with protein sequence MSKTSKKSAATARKARVEEMRRAEKARERRNRILTISISAAIVAGLVAFGAYGLNKANDKDEQQQAAAKKPVKGEKSWNAKKLTQNHVAKAVSYPMNPPVGGDHNQAWMTCDGSVYTKAIANENAVHSLEHGAVWVTYNDKAADADVKALADKVTKTPYTLMSPVKDQAGAIMLSAWGKQLTVDKASDPRVQQFLTKYVQGAQTPEPGAACTNGIDAS
- a CDS encoding IS630 family transposase, which encodes MEPLLLSGEERAELERWTRRATSAQALALRARIVLACAGPEVPPIVAVARELRVAADTVRKWRRRFLAERLDGLVDEPRPGRPPTIGVDQVEAVVVTTLEQLPKNATHWSRKSMAQHSGLSKSTVGRIWRQFQLKPHLADTFKLSTDPLFVEKVYDVVGLYFNPPEGAVVLSVDEKSQIQALDRSQPVLPIMPGMPERRTHDYVRNGLTTLFAAFDVATGEVITALHRRHRAVEFKKFLIRIDKEVPAHLQIHLIVDNYGTHKTPAIKTWLAKHPRFELHFTPTGSSWINQVERWFGYLAHQMIRRGAHKNVQALEADIRAWVKDWNQDPKPFIWTKTAEEILDSLARFCRRISGAGH
- a CDS encoding helix-turn-helix domain-containing protein; the encoded protein is MTPTHERAARTHTHERAARSKAPYPQDAAPLPGELCRMLLRHMPAAIDEMEEAVRTGLPHYTHIVDGTYGYSVRQIIDRTVNCFVSLHDTGRPGPAATAEIIALYERIGARHGRLGCPLDALRDALDLAGRVACRRLIKDAYRLHWPAPLLATLTEDTFTLIGTAIAAATRGYAEESHRAPLDVQRDRLRDALVAEPDERARPLAELAAAADWRLPGKLAVLALPPGDHPQTHVLPPEVLADRSPAGPYLILPNPRTPGPRWLPKTKGAVLGPVVPADRGTVSLRWARRGLDLVERGALPAGTPLRCVDHVAVLTAFRSGDLLEAAAAELLGPLLELPSRRREPLLETLLVYLRCGDNAVLTADRLHVHEQTVRYRLRQITQLTDGTCPNPERHLETMLVLTRLLSPGTGDDGAVRWRARAIEASGGPGAHTPGAHTPSRPKQA
- a CDS encoding ankyrin repeat domain-containing protein, coding for METLDSQDPLAVAVTEAIRGGDLPGLLQCLAEHPGLADTRIVRRGAGAGTRGLLHIVADWPGHFPNGPAVVATLVAAGADPNARFEGAHSETPLHWAASSNDVPVLDALVEAGADIEAMGAVIGGGTPLADARGFGQWRAAYRLVELGARTTLQDAATLGLLDRVKEVVEGPEPPDRDAVTRAFWGACHGGQLAAADYLLARGADLDWIGYDKKTPLDIARSADADGVVQWLRERGAKGRAELP